Proteins encoded in a region of the Veillonella parvula genome:
- a CDS encoding pyridoxal phosphate-dependent aminotransferase yields the protein MKQPELSPYMMARKPSGIRLGQIKFLERKNPPILVNGSIGNVMRPMHPAMQRRLFDLGGVNSPFHNGIVPYVPTTGTDECREAFLHILRSQGFDTTGLDVLVTDGASMAMEIIMLGVCGGAGEEERPLLMFNPSYTNYDAVGLRIGRKTVTVERELNENGEFELPSVETVEKRIIDTKPGALLIIPYDNPTGQLFSKETLIEYTKLCVKHNLWIISDEAYRELAYEKGKETSSIWALTDKDVPGIEGRRISLETASKVWNACGLRIGAIITDNKLCYEKSVAEYTANLSANTLGQYIFGALKHESYAQLHNWYEQQRDYYRQMIFELHKGFKEVEPDFIVSRPEASIYFVIDVRKVAKPGFDGVEFASWCAEHGAVSLDDGKEYTLLMAPLNGFYSGKNGDNNPGKTQLRVSFCENPELLRLAPELLSKLFRAYEAQRNV from the coding sequence ATGAAACAACCAGAATTATCGCCGTATATGATGGCTCGCAAGCCGTCTGGCATTCGCCTAGGACAAATTAAATTCTTGGAACGTAAGAACCCACCTATCTTGGTGAATGGTTCTATTGGCAATGTAATGCGTCCTATGCATCCCGCCATGCAGCGTAGGTTGTTTGATTTGGGTGGTGTCAATAGCCCGTTCCACAATGGTATTGTGCCATATGTGCCAACTACGGGCACTGATGAGTGTCGTGAAGCGTTTTTACACATTTTGCGCAGTCAAGGTTTTGATACGACAGGTCTTGATGTACTCGTGACAGACGGTGCATCCATGGCGATGGAAATTATCATGCTTGGCGTATGTGGTGGTGCAGGCGAAGAGGAACGTCCTCTCTTGATGTTCAATCCTTCTTATACAAATTATGATGCAGTAGGTCTTCGCATAGGCCGTAAAACAGTAACAGTAGAACGGGAGCTCAATGAAAATGGTGAGTTTGAATTGCCATCCGTAGAGACTGTAGAGAAGCGCATTATCGACACAAAACCTGGTGCGTTGCTTATCATTCCTTATGACAATCCGACTGGTCAATTGTTTAGCAAAGAAACGCTCATTGAATATACAAAATTGTGCGTTAAACATAATTTATGGATTATCTCTGACGAAGCGTACCGTGAATTGGCTTATGAAAAAGGGAAAGAAACATCTAGCATTTGGGCTTTAACCGATAAAGATGTGCCTGGCATCGAAGGTCGCCGTATTAGCCTTGAAACAGCTAGTAAAGTTTGGAATGCGTGTGGACTTCGCATTGGAGCCATCATTACGGATAATAAATTATGCTATGAAAAATCTGTTGCGGAATATACGGCAAACCTTAGCGCTAATACATTGGGCCAATATATTTTTGGCGCTTTGAAACATGAGTCCTATGCGCAGTTGCACAATTGGTATGAGCAACAACGCGACTACTATCGTCAAATGATCTTTGAGCTCCATAAAGGGTTTAAAGAGGTAGAACCAGACTTCATCGTATCCCGTCCTGAAGCATCTATTTACTTTGTAATCGACGTGAGAAAGGTGGCAAAACCTGGCTTTGACGGCGTGGAATTTGCTTCCTGGTGTGCCGAACACGGTGCAGTAAGCCTTGATGATGGTAAGGAATATACACTCCTCATGGCGCCGCTCAATGGTTTCTATAGCGGTAAAAACGGTGATAATAACCCTGGTAAAACACAATTACGCGTGTCCTTCTGTGAAAATCCAGAACTATTGCGCTTGGCTCCTGAATTATTATCTAAACTATTCAGAGCTTATGAAGCACAACGAAATGTATAA
- a CDS encoding TonB-dependent receptor plug domain-containing protein, protein MKVSRMQRLSMYIGLALVFGSTLSAPSVSAVDAGDAKEAHTIVVTATRSEQQLSEVPASVGVVTGDDIRERHATNMNEALNIVPGVDINTYGGGVGYTNSNAFRINGSDQVLYLVDGINMGAAGVNPPMTILKDMSSIDRIEVQRGAGSTLYGSGAIGGVVNVITAKPEQGVQTKLRVMGGSNDLEQYAITNEGSQNDWYWRVGVQKDIIGSYKDGHGVRVPQHGNSHTASFMVGNKINDKNDVKISYDTYRGDVMYSDHLGALNHIRYGNEANDSLRAIWKNKISNRWSHQLYLMNNHYKTTYDGYLTDVKTRGIGDQVTYKAKDHTVVGGFDWRQDKVLNMGGVKLTNTSYFIQDEWKFAPKWTVTPGIRVDHHSSFGTHTSPSISLGYDVNEKTNVYAAYKEYFLAPTPYQLFDGFNGNRNLKPETGHEFDLGVHHKFGKTWNSNLSFFSRSTKDKIGWVMTDPANFTGQYRNFDTEKARGINADVRKQLTNHLSARLGYTYTHIDATPTRKANRDGYVPKHAVNAGLDYNDAKWDAHLDIRGIINRPGPADNVFPRKTYWLADISANYRVRENVTIFGRINNIFDTYYAEQSNVRWGNPGDWWPGQGRNFRLGVEVTI, encoded by the coding sequence ATGAAAGTATCAAGAATGCAACGATTATCCATGTACATAGGGTTAGCTCTCGTATTTGGTAGCACATTGAGTGCACCTAGTGTATCAGCTGTTGACGCTGGTGATGCGAAAGAAGCGCATACCATTGTTGTTACGGCGACTCGTAGTGAACAACAGCTTTCAGAAGTGCCAGCTAGTGTAGGCGTAGTAACAGGCGACGATATTCGTGAGCGCCATGCTACGAATATGAACGAAGCCTTGAACATCGTACCGGGCGTAGATATTAATACGTATGGTGGTGGCGTAGGTTACACGAACTCCAATGCATTCCGCATCAATGGGTCTGACCAAGTATTGTATTTGGTAGACGGCATCAATATGGGGGCGGCTGGTGTGAATCCGCCGATGACTATTTTGAAAGATATGTCTAGTATTGATCGCATTGAAGTTCAACGTGGTGCAGGCTCTACATTGTATGGTTCCGGTGCCATTGGTGGTGTAGTAAATGTAATCACTGCAAAACCTGAGCAAGGTGTACAAACTAAGCTTCGCGTGATGGGTGGCAGCAATGATTTAGAGCAATACGCAATTACCAACGAAGGTAGCCAAAATGATTGGTATTGGCGTGTAGGCGTACAAAAAGATATTATTGGTTCCTATAAAGATGGTCATGGCGTGCGCGTTCCGCAACATGGCAATAGCCACACTGCATCTTTCATGGTGGGCAATAAAATCAATGATAAGAACGATGTAAAAATATCTTACGATACATATCGTGGTGATGTAATGTATTCCGACCATTTGGGTGCCCTCAACCATATTCGTTATGGTAATGAAGCGAATGATTCCTTACGCGCGATTTGGAAGAACAAAATCAGCAATCGTTGGAGCCATCAATTATACTTGATGAACAATCATTATAAAACAACATACGATGGGTACTTAACAGATGTGAAGACTCGTGGTATTGGCGATCAAGTTACGTATAAAGCAAAAGACCATACTGTAGTAGGCGGCTTTGACTGGAGACAAGATAAGGTGCTTAATATGGGTGGCGTGAAGCTTACGAATACATCTTACTTCATTCAAGATGAATGGAAATTTGCTCCTAAGTGGACTGTAACGCCTGGTATCCGTGTTGACCATCATTCCTCCTTCGGTACGCATACATCTCCATCCATCAGCCTTGGCTATGATGTAAATGAGAAGACAAATGTGTATGCTGCGTATAAAGAGTACTTCTTAGCCCCTACACCATACCAATTATTTGATGGCTTCAATGGCAATCGCAATTTGAAACCGGAAACAGGTCATGAATTTGATTTAGGTGTACACCACAAATTCGGTAAAACATGGAATAGTAATCTTAGTTTCTTCAGCCGTAGTACGAAGGATAAAATCGGTTGGGTTATGACAGATCCAGCAAATTTTACAGGCCAATATCGCAATTTTGACACTGAAAAAGCTCGTGGCATCAATGCGGATGTGCGTAAACAATTGACGAACCACTTGTCCGCACGCCTTGGCTATACGTATACTCATATTGATGCGACACCAACTCGCAAAGCAAATCGCGATGGGTATGTGCCAAAACATGCTGTTAACGCAGGCCTTGATTACAACGATGCTAAATGGGATGCTCATTTGGATATCCGCGGTATCATTAATCGTCCTGGCCCTGCAGATAATGTATTCCCACGTAAAACGTACTGGTTGGCGGATATCAGCGCTAACTATCGTGTACGCGAAAATGTTACTATATTTGGTCGTATCAATAATATCTTTGATACATACTATGCAGAACAATCTAACGTTCGTTGGGGCAACCCTGGTGACTGGTGGCCAGGTCAAGGTCGCAACTTCCGTCTAGGTGTAGAAGTGACTATCTAA
- a CDS encoding electron transfer flavoprotein subunit beta/FixA family protein has protein sequence MELLVCIKQVPDTSEIKLDPETNNLIRTGLPSIVNPYDMHALEAALAVKDQYEDSRVTVVTMGPPQAEAALRECLSLGADDAVLITDRAFGGADTLATSYTIASAIRHIQRTMNREFQMIFCGKQAIDGDTAQVGPQIAEELGMAQATYACELSVDQATQKAIVKREHENGYEIVEVPLPLLVTATTELNEPRQPGLWSSIYAKRYTITHITLRDMPHIDESRIGLNGSPTRVRKVYQPSLRGKVEMLSSVDEGAKKILELAYNIKPEKFSHLLVPSEELVEEPVDTNDEGVDVKDPVQRAASVESVSSSEFKVLAAVKGEEGSKGGDR, from the coding sequence ATGGAGTTATTAGTATGTATCAAACAGGTTCCAGATACATCTGAGATTAAGCTGGATCCAGAAACGAATAATCTCATCCGCACAGGTCTGCCTAGTATTGTAAACCCTTATGATATGCATGCGTTAGAGGCAGCTCTTGCGGTAAAAGACCAATATGAAGATAGCCGTGTAACCGTTGTCACTATGGGGCCTCCACAAGCCGAGGCGGCACTGCGCGAGTGTTTATCCCTCGGTGCAGATGATGCGGTGCTCATTACAGACCGTGCTTTTGGCGGTGCAGATACATTGGCTACAAGCTATACGATTGCTTCTGCCATTCGTCATATTCAACGTACCATGAATCGCGAGTTCCAAATGATTTTCTGCGGCAAGCAGGCTATCGATGGTGATACGGCTCAGGTAGGGCCTCAAATTGCTGAGGAATTGGGCATGGCGCAAGCTACCTATGCTTGTGAATTATCTGTAGATCAAGCAACCCAAAAGGCGATTGTGAAACGAGAACATGAAAATGGCTATGAAATTGTGGAAGTTCCATTACCTCTATTGGTAACGGCTACGACTGAACTCAATGAACCTCGCCAACCCGGTCTTTGGAGCTCGATTTATGCTAAACGATACACGATTACGCATATTACATTGCGAGATATGCCGCATATTGATGAAAGCCGTATTGGTCTCAATGGCTCTCCTACACGTGTGCGCAAGGTATACCAACCATCGCTTCGGGGCAAGGTAGAAATGCTTTCATCCGTGGACGAAGGGGCTAAGAAAATTCTTGAATTGGCTTATAATATCAAGCCAGAAAAGTTTTCTCATCTATTAGTGCCTAGCGAAGAACTGGTTGAAGAGCCTGTAGATACCAATGATGAGGGCGTAGATGTAAAAGATCCTGTGCAGCGGGCTGCCTCTGTTGAAAGTGTATCCTCCAGTGAGTTTAAGGTTTTAGCAGCTGTTAAAGGTGAAGAAGGTTCCAAAGGAGGTGATCGATAA
- a CDS encoding ferredoxin family protein has translation MKLEERLGANKYYVDETSPHIIVDGAGFGLEEKMKLVNGCPAGLYTLQENGDLAFDFAGCLECGTCRVLCGETIVKTWKYPRNAKGVEFRQG, from the coding sequence ATGAAATTAGAAGAGCGCTTGGGCGCCAATAAATACTATGTAGATGAAACGTCTCCTCATATCATTGTGGATGGCGCTGGCTTTGGTCTGGAAGAGAAAATGAAACTCGTAAATGGCTGTCCTGCTGGTTTATATACATTACAAGAGAATGGCGATTTAGCATTTGATTTCGCTGGTTGCCTTGAATGCGGTACCTGTCGTGTTCTCTGTGGCGAAACCATCGTAAAAACTTGGAAATATCCGCGTAACGCTAAGGGCGTAGAATTTAGACAGGGGTGA
- a CDS encoding ArsR/SmtB family transcription factor, with amino-acid sequence MDPLKILKALSNPHRLDIILWLKHPEKEFGVQVHSKTLIDFPHSVSVKSIQKRCGVSQSSISTFMSILENAELVESRKIDQYTYFRRNEEVIREFGEWYNKEVSIQSDEIDKLLETVILEDTSYPATEESSIPSEQLAVEIRTKGPHHDEESK; translated from the coding sequence ATGGACCCGTTAAAAATCTTGAAAGCATTATCAAATCCGCATCGGTTAGATATTATATTGTGGCTAAAACACCCAGAGAAAGAATTCGGTGTACAAGTACACTCTAAAACTCTTATCGATTTTCCACATAGTGTGAGCGTTAAGAGCATCCAAAAGCGCTGCGGTGTATCTCAATCTTCTATTTCTACATTTATGAGCATCTTAGAGAATGCTGAACTTGTAGAATCGCGTAAAATCGACCAATATACCTATTTCCGTCGCAACGAAGAGGTTATTCGCGAATTTGGCGAATGGTACAACAAAGAAGTATCCATCCAGTCTGATGAAATTGACAAATTATTAGAAACGGTTATCTTAGAAGACACTTCATATCCAGCAACTGAGGAAAGCTCCATACCTAGCGAGCAACTGGCAGTCGAAATACGTACTAAGGGACCGCATCATGATGAAGAAAGTAAATAA
- a CDS encoding FAD-dependent oxidoreductase encodes MAIDRNETFDVIVVGAGPAGSAAALRLAEQRVKVLLIERGTAPGAKNMMGGRIYTHSLERLVPDFRDRAPLERKVTKERISIGTGNEMTTIEYSYEDGEPNEESYVVLRAKFDKWLAEEAEKKGALLVSNVQVTELITEGEGKHRRVIGVRCHDDEVYAKLVVIAEGSNTLLLEQAGLTGPTDPKTMAVGVKEVYKLKKEDLENRLMLSGDEGMAWLTLGDMTDGLLGGGFIYTNKDSLSVGMVVGLEDIGKANKSVDDMLLAFTNHPRIAPLLKNGQLKEHSAHLVPEGGFKALPKLGGNGYVIVGDAARMCMNLGYTIRGMDLAIESGMCAADAVNVALRDENMERVAKLYERQIKNSWLYKDMKLYKNMPAFLASNPRIFKEYPALVNNVMRDVFTVNGDGAVPMMKKLMSSVSDVGLVTLIRDAWKGVRSL; translated from the coding sequence ATGGCAATTGATCGCAATGAAACATTTGATGTTATCGTTGTTGGCGCAGGGCCAGCGGGTTCTGCGGCAGCATTACGCCTTGCGGAGCAGAGGGTAAAAGTTTTACTTATCGAACGTGGAACCGCACCAGGTGCTAAAAATATGATGGGTGGACGCATCTATACACATTCTTTGGAGCGTCTTGTACCGGACTTTAGAGACCGTGCGCCGTTGGAACGAAAGGTAACAAAAGAGCGCATTTCTATAGGCACAGGTAATGAAATGACTACCATTGAGTATAGTTACGAAGATGGTGAACCTAATGAAGAATCCTACGTAGTATTGCGTGCTAAATTTGATAAATGGCTAGCAGAAGAGGCAGAGAAAAAAGGGGCTCTCCTCGTATCTAATGTACAGGTAACAGAGCTTATTACCGAAGGTGAAGGTAAACATCGCCGCGTAATAGGGGTTCGCTGTCACGATGACGAAGTATATGCAAAACTAGTTGTCATCGCAGAAGGTTCTAATACATTATTATTGGAACAGGCTGGTCTTACAGGCCCTACAGATCCAAAAACAATGGCTGTAGGGGTAAAAGAGGTATATAAACTCAAAAAAGAGGATCTTGAAAATCGTCTTATGCTATCTGGCGATGAGGGGATGGCGTGGCTTACATTGGGGGACATGACCGATGGCCTATTAGGTGGTGGCTTTATTTATACGAATAAAGACAGCCTTTCCGTAGGGATGGTTGTAGGCCTTGAAGATATCGGCAAAGCTAATAAATCGGTAGATGATATGCTGTTAGCTTTCACAAACCATCCAAGAATCGCACCACTATTAAAAAATGGTCAATTGAAGGAGCATAGTGCGCATCTCGTGCCAGAAGGCGGATTTAAAGCGCTGCCTAAGTTGGGCGGTAATGGGTATGTTATCGTCGGTGATGCGGCGCGCATGTGTATGAACTTGGGGTATACCATTCGTGGGATGGACCTTGCCATCGAATCTGGCATGTGTGCAGCCGATGCAGTTAACGTAGCCTTGCGCGATGAGAACATGGAGCGCGTTGCTAAATTGTATGAACGTCAAATCAAGAATTCTTGGCTATATAAGGACATGAAACTTTATAAAAATATGCCTGCCTTCCTCGCATCCAACCCTCGTATATTTAAAGAGTATCCAGCTCTTGTGAATAATGTGATGCGCGATGTATTCACTGTAAACGGTGATGGGGCAGTACCAATGATGAAAAAATTGATGAGTAGTGTAAGTGATGTAGGTTTAGTTACCTTGATTCGTGATGCTTGGAAAGGGGTGCGTTCCCTATGA
- a CDS encoding ABC transporter substrate-binding protein: protein MKHRISIICTIVMMVLLVVGCGPTQTGTTGTTHQVTDGTGVTVTVPSEPKRIVPIAASTEDIVLSLVDPSRVAAVGTVPNNVPDESAKVGTHVKATAESMLSVQPDLVLVPNWMSPDAIGEMRNMQIPVYVYKTPTTVEEAKAVIHEIAGLLHASDEKMIASMDADLKTVEELANKHTGERPVVAFYTQFGLTGGKGSTFDDMTKYLKVTNAAAQLGLGPFDNGTREDLIKANPDIIIIPSVAYTSDGTTPATAEQLYSDPALQGVKAIANRRVFLVDSSQVMSYSQFMTRAMVSMAQNIYNK, encoded by the coding sequence ATGAAGCACAGAATATCTATTATATGTACCATAGTAATGATGGTACTTCTAGTGGTCGGTTGTGGTCCTACGCAGACGGGGACAACGGGCACGACACATCAAGTTACGGATGGCACTGGTGTAACTGTTACGGTGCCTAGTGAGCCGAAGCGAATCGTCCCTATTGCTGCGAGTACAGAGGATATAGTGTTATCCTTGGTTGATCCGAGCCGAGTGGCAGCCGTTGGCACCGTGCCTAATAATGTACCTGATGAGTCTGCCAAGGTGGGGACGCATGTGAAAGCAACTGCTGAATCCATGCTTTCAGTACAACCTGATTTAGTATTAGTTCCAAACTGGATGTCTCCAGATGCAATTGGGGAAATGCGAAATATGCAGATTCCCGTTTACGTCTATAAGACTCCGACTACGGTAGAAGAAGCAAAAGCAGTTATCCATGAAATTGCAGGACTCTTACACGCTTCGGATGAAAAGATGATTGCTAGCATGGATGCAGATTTGAAAACTGTCGAAGAGTTAGCAAATAAACATACCGGTGAACGCCCTGTAGTAGCATTTTATACGCAATTTGGTTTAACCGGTGGCAAAGGGTCAACCTTTGATGATATGACTAAATATCTGAAGGTTACCAATGCGGCCGCCCAATTAGGCTTGGGGCCTTTTGATAATGGGACGCGAGAGGATTTAATTAAAGCGAATCCAGACATTATCATCATCCCATCGGTGGCCTATACTTCGGATGGTACTACGCCAGCAACGGCAGAACAGCTCTATTCTGACCCTGCTTTGCAAGGGGTTAAGGCCATCGCCAATCGTCGTGTGTTCCTCGTAGATTCCTCGCAGGTCATGAGTTATTCTCAATTTATGACTCGTGCAATGGTTTCTATGGCACAAAATATATATAACAAATGA
- the cobN gene encoding cobaltochelatase subunit CobN gives MSRLMYISNLGKQIQYIEKTVATYPELIQGEVDICNMKKPPLWDGDFESRLRAADVVLVTNMGVGLDSPFLERLERWLYAHHPKYWIDVVEPKKTDILYRNIDEDKRIRLESYRRTSGIMNYVRLINGAFSTKPISEWEEPDRIPWQAIMGRAGNIYETYDEFMDAEGNPDWPSIAVYFYRDEWIMGDIYYQQALFEEIYKHQYNPIIFYGQYGSNPRVGIPNMKLSMNYLFGKDVFPFDVLINTCKFSFQSLGAQTLEELKLQDVPIVQGYTIYMDEKSWVENPQGVTPLDVNLSISQPELDGVIQGGVVACQTFDERGHYVYLPVKERIAAIVQRAIKWSTLRHIPVSERKVAVILHNYPPKNSNIGSAAGLDTPESVLRLLRDMKAEGYTIDTVPETSADLMDVVTSHMTNDRSMLTDELLASAEGRLSSDDYKAYFGTLPEDTQVAMIKSWGEAPGDVFVYDDEVIIPGFSNGNLWITVQPPRGFGENVSAIYHDPCLPPPHQYLAFYHWVRNVFQADAVIHVGTHGSLEWLPGKGAGLSASCYPEIGISSLPNIYPYWTTIIGEGIQAKRRSSACLVGHLSPPMTTAGLYDEFEELETLLDEHSHFEREHPESVSNIGEVIREKAMECHLINEDRGLTMTVDDIITEIHEKLSDLKHMQMRNGLHILGKGPEGENLEEFITAIVSTPQGEIPSGLATIAEELGYDWSYMVEHAGEIHSDGIRYSVTIDRIWNELRNFVSYVVNTSDYTVPERLEPLANAIVREYIPKLGDTKNELSSISNALQGRYVEPGPGGSPSSGQVDVLPTGRNFYGLDERVLPTKIAYQLGIELADQVIADYILNEQRYPETIGIILWATSNSRSHGQCLGEFLYLLGVRPKWQSGGRVSGLEVIPLEELQRPRIDVMGRISGLIRDMMPTAIGWLDKAVEMVAELDESLEDNYVKKHIHDDVDWLVEQGEDILLATKKARLRIFGDPPQAYGTGVGALIEGKNWESLQDIAQVYSKWSSFHLHKDIPQDMRLFQRRLTTMDVTIKNEDNRETHIMSADDYYSYHGGLIAAVRTAKGSAPRAYVGDSSDRNRVVMRSLGDEIRRVVQGETQNPKFIQAMMQHGYKGASDMSNVVSHTFGWDATSDVVPDWVYEGYANKYALDKTVQDWMRNVNPWALQRITETLLEASQRGYWNASPEILQDLQSLFISMEGVIEGR, from the coding sequence ATGAGTCGACTCATGTATATTTCTAACTTAGGAAAACAAATCCAATATATAGAAAAGACCGTTGCTACCTACCCTGAATTGATACAAGGCGAGGTGGATATTTGCAATATGAAAAAGCCGCCTCTCTGGGACGGTGATTTTGAAAGTCGCCTTCGTGCTGCCGATGTAGTACTCGTAACAAACATGGGGGTTGGCTTAGACTCGCCATTCTTAGAACGCCTTGAACGATGGCTATATGCGCATCATCCAAAATACTGGATCGATGTGGTAGAACCTAAGAAAACGGATATTCTGTATCGTAATATAGATGAGGATAAACGGATTCGTCTTGAAAGTTATCGTCGTACTAGTGGCATCATGAACTATGTGCGGCTCATTAACGGTGCTTTCAGTACAAAACCAATTTCTGAATGGGAAGAACCTGACCGAATTCCGTGGCAAGCCATTATGGGGCGAGCAGGCAATATCTACGAGACCTATGATGAGTTTATGGATGCCGAAGGAAACCCTGATTGGCCGTCCATTGCGGTGTACTTTTACCGTGACGAGTGGATTATGGGGGATATTTATTATCAACAGGCCTTATTTGAAGAGATTTATAAGCATCAGTACAATCCGATTATCTTTTATGGTCAGTATGGCTCGAATCCTCGCGTAGGCATTCCGAATATGAAACTGTCTATGAACTATCTTTTTGGGAAAGATGTATTCCCCTTTGACGTGCTTATCAACACTTGTAAATTCTCCTTCCAGTCCTTAGGGGCTCAAACCTTGGAGGAGTTAAAATTACAGGACGTACCTATCGTTCAAGGGTATACCATATACATGGATGAGAAATCTTGGGTTGAGAATCCACAAGGTGTAACGCCTTTAGATGTGAATTTATCTATATCTCAGCCTGAGTTAGATGGTGTTATTCAAGGCGGTGTAGTGGCTTGTCAGACCTTTGATGAGCGTGGTCACTATGTGTATTTACCTGTGAAAGAGCGTATTGCTGCTATTGTACAGCGAGCTATTAAATGGTCTACATTGCGCCATATTCCTGTATCGGAACGAAAAGTGGCCGTTATATTACATAACTATCCGCCTAAGAATTCCAATATTGGTTCCGCAGCTGGCCTAGATACGCCTGAGTCGGTGCTGCGGTTATTGCGAGACATGAAAGCAGAAGGCTATACCATCGACACGGTGCCAGAAACAAGTGCAGACTTGATGGATGTGGTAACGTCTCATATGACGAATGACCGCTCTATGCTCACCGATGAACTGCTAGCCTCTGCAGAAGGTCGCTTGAGTAGCGATGATTACAAAGCATACTTTGGTACACTTCCGGAAGATACTCAGGTGGCGATGATTAAATCTTGGGGCGAAGCCCCAGGTGATGTATTCGTTTACGATGATGAAGTCATTATTCCAGGTTTCTCCAATGGCAATCTATGGATTACGGTACAGCCACCGCGTGGGTTCGGGGAGAATGTATCGGCCATTTACCACGATCCATGTTTGCCACCACCGCATCAATATTTAGCATTTTATCACTGGGTGCGGAACGTCTTTCAAGCTGATGCAGTTATTCATGTCGGTACACATGGATCTCTAGAATGGCTGCCAGGTAAAGGAGCTGGCCTCAGCGCTAGTTGTTATCCTGAAATTGGTATTTCTAGTTTGCCAAATATTTACCCTTATTGGACAACCATTATAGGGGAAGGCATCCAAGCCAAGCGGCGTAGCTCGGCTTGCTTAGTAGGGCACTTGTCGCCACCGATGACGACAGCGGGCCTCTATGATGAGTTCGAAGAATTAGAAACCTTGCTCGATGAACATAGTCATTTTGAGCGGGAACATCCGGAAAGCGTCTCTAATATAGGCGAAGTGATTCGGGAAAAGGCCATGGAGTGTCATCTCATCAATGAAGATCGAGGCTTAACGATGACGGTGGACGATATTATTACAGAGATCCATGAAAAGCTGAGCGACTTGAAACATATGCAGATGCGTAATGGCTTGCACATCTTGGGGAAAGGGCCTGAAGGGGAGAATTTAGAAGAATTTATTACTGCTATTGTAAGCACCCCTCAAGGTGAAATTCCATCAGGTCTTGCTACCATCGCAGAAGAATTAGGGTATGATTGGTCCTATATGGTGGAACATGCTGGCGAAATTCATTCAGATGGTATACGATATAGTGTTACCATAGATCGAATTTGGAATGAATTGCGTAACTTTGTAAGCTATGTGGTCAATACATCAGATTATACAGTGCCCGAACGGTTAGAACCTTTGGCGAATGCTATCGTTCGAGAGTATATTCCTAAATTAGGTGACACCAAGAACGAGCTAAGCTCCATTTCAAATGCCTTACAGGGCAGATATGTAGAGCCTGGTCCTGGGGGATCCCCATCGAGCGGTCAAGTCGACGTACTGCCTACGGGACGTAACTTCTATGGTTTAGATGAAAGAGTTTTACCGACGAAGATAGCCTATCAATTAGGCATAGAGTTGGCAGATCAAGTCATCGCTGATTATATTTTGAATGAACAACGGTATCCTGAGACGATTGGTATTATCCTATGGGCTACGAGCAATTCTAGAAGTCATGGTCAGTGTTTAGGTGAGTTCCTTTACTTGTTAGGGGTTCGACCTAAATGGCAATCGGGTGGTCGCGTGTCAGGTTTAGAAGTGATTCCTTTAGAAGAATTACAGCGTCCTCGCATCGATGTGATGGGCCGCATCAGTGGTCTCATTCGAGATATGATGCCTACTGCCATCGGCTGGCTTGATAAAGCCGTTGAAATGGTGGCAGAATTAGACGAGTCCTTGGAAGATAACTACGTGAAAAAGCATATTCACGATGATGTGGATTGGCTCGTTGAACAAGGAGAGGACATTCTGTTGGCTACTAAAAAGGCTAGACTCCGCATCTTTGGCGATCCGCCCCAAGCTTATGGCACGGGGGTGGGCGCCCTAATTGAAGGCAAAAACTGGGAGTCTTTACAAGATATTGCTCAAGTTTACAGCAAGTGGAGTAGCTTTCATCTGCACAAGGACATTCCTCAGGACATGAGGCTATTCCAGCGTCGATTAACCACGATGGATGTAACCATTAAGAATGAAGATAATCGGGAAACTCATATTATGAGTGCCGACGATTATTATAGTTATCACGGTGGCCTTATTGCAGCGGTACGAACTGCGAAAGGCAGTGCACCGCGCGCCTATGTGGGAGATAGCTCAGACCGCAATCGTGTTGTGATGAGGTCCTTAGGTGACGAAATTCGCCGCGTCGTGCAAGGGGAAACGCAGAACCCTAAATTTATTCAAGCTATGATGCAACATGGCTACAAAGGGGCATCGGATATGTCGAATGTCGTATCCCATACCTTTGGTTGGGATGCTACGAGTGATGTCGTACCAGACTGGGTCTATGAAGGGTATGCTAATAAGTATGCTTTAGACAAGACGGTACAAGACTGGATGCGCAATGTAAATCCTTGGGCCTTACAGCGCATTACAGAAACCTTGCTAGAGGCTTCTCAACGTGGCTATTGGAATGCATCGCCTGAAATATTACAGGATTTGCAATCATTATTTATTTCCATGGAAGGGGTTATAGAAGGTCGTTAG